In one Spirosoma rigui genomic region, the following are encoded:
- a CDS encoding MaoC family dehydratase → MVPDFALDAVHRYPFRFSQADVVDFARVTGDNNPLHLDADFAATTPFKRPIIHGMLGASVFTKVLGTEFPGYGSVYLGQTFEFLRPMFVDTDYEAVFTVKSINPDKHTAEILGELRDAQTGKVTTRGVATLMHREKI, encoded by the coding sequence ATGGTACCTGATTTTGCTCTCGACGCTGTTCATCGTTATCCGTTCCGTTTCTCCCAGGCCGATGTTGTCGATTTCGCCCGCGTAACCGGTGACAATAACCCGCTGCACCTCGACGCTGACTTTGCGGCTACTACGCCCTTCAAGCGGCCTATTATTCACGGCATGCTCGGCGCGAGCGTCTTCACCAAAGTCCTCGGCACCGAGTTTCCGGGCTATGGATCGGTATACCTGGGCCAGACGTTCGAGTTTTTGCGCCCCATGTTTGTCGACACCGACTACGAAGCGGTATTCACCGTAAAGTCGATCAATCCAGACAAGCATACGGCCGAAATCCTGGGTGAGCTGCGCGACGCCCAGACCGGGAAGGTCACTACCCGGGGGGTGGCCACGCTCATGCACCGGGAGAAGATATAA
- the accC gene encoding acetyl-CoA carboxylase biotin carboxylase subunit gives MPTIHKLLVANRGEIALRVMRTAREMGIKTVAIYSEADRNALHVRYADEAVCVGPAPSAESYLRADAIIDVCRQLNVDAIHPGYGFLSENANFARLVREAGLIFVGPSPEAIEVMGSKLAAKAAVAAYDIPMVPGTPSAITDRSEARTISAQIGYPVLIKASAGGGGKGMRVVENDAEFDEQMDRAVSEAISAFGDGSVFIEKYVTSPRHIEIQVLGDQHGNIIHLFERECSVQRRHQKVVEEAPSAILTPEIREAMGQAAVAVARACGYYGAGTVEFIVNDNLDFYFLEMNTRLQVEHPVTEQITGVDLVRQMIYIAEGKPLAIKQEDLQIKGHAMEVRVYAEDPANNFLPDVGTLDTYVRPQGNGVRVDDGFEQGMAIPIYYDPMIAKLITYGDTRAEAIQKMIRAIDEYQISGVQTTLPFGRFVMEHEAFRSGQFDTGFVGQYFTPDKLTPAPSADEPALAAVLAAYLMDTSKPKVATVATNGASGSASKWKMNRSRL, from the coding sequence ATGCCTACAATTCATAAGCTGCTGGTTGCCAACCGGGGCGAGATAGCACTGCGAGTCATGCGCACAGCCCGCGAAATGGGCATTAAAACCGTAGCCATTTATTCCGAAGCCGACCGGAATGCACTGCACGTTCGCTACGCCGACGAAGCCGTATGCGTGGGGCCGGCCCCATCGGCCGAATCTTACCTCCGGGCCGATGCCATCATCGACGTGTGCCGTCAGCTCAACGTCGATGCCATTCATCCCGGCTACGGTTTCCTCTCCGAAAATGCCAACTTCGCCCGGCTGGTCCGGGAGGCCGGCCTTATCTTCGTTGGCCCGTCGCCCGAAGCCATTGAGGTCATGGGTAGTAAACTGGCCGCCAAAGCTGCCGTTGCTGCCTACGATATTCCCATGGTACCCGGAACCCCATCGGCCATCACCGACCGTTCCGAAGCCCGAACCATATCGGCCCAGATTGGCTACCCCGTGCTGATCAAGGCCAGCGCCGGTGGGGGCGGCAAAGGCATGCGGGTGGTCGAAAACGATGCCGAATTTGACGAACAGATGGACCGGGCCGTCAGTGAAGCCATCTCGGCCTTCGGCGATGGGTCGGTGTTCATCGAGAAATACGTAACCTCCCCCCGCCACATCGAAATTCAGGTGCTGGGCGATCAGCACGGGAATATCATTCACCTCTTTGAGCGCGAATGCTCCGTGCAGCGCCGGCACCAGAAAGTTGTCGAAGAAGCGCCCTCGGCCATTCTGACCCCCGAAATCCGGGAGGCTATGGGTCAGGCCGCCGTTGCTGTGGCGCGCGCCTGCGGCTACTACGGCGCGGGTACGGTTGAGTTCATCGTCAACGACAACCTCGACTTCTACTTCCTGGAGATGAACACCCGGCTTCAGGTGGAGCACCCCGTTACCGAGCAGATTACGGGCGTGGACCTGGTCCGGCAGATGATTTACATTGCCGAAGGTAAACCCCTGGCCATTAAGCAGGAGGACTTGCAGATCAAAGGGCACGCCATGGAAGTACGTGTTTACGCCGAAGACCCGGCTAACAACTTCCTGCCCGACGTGGGTACGCTGGATACCTACGTGCGGCCGCAGGGCAACGGCGTTCGGGTCGACGATGGATTTGAGCAGGGTATGGCCATTCCTATTTATTACGACCCCATGATCGCCAAATTGATTACTTACGGCGATACCCGTGCCGAAGCCATTCAGAAGATGATCCGCGCCATCGACGAATACCAGATATCGGGCGTGCAGACAACGCTGCCCTTCGGCCGGTTTGTGATGGAACACGAGGCTTTCCGCAGCGGTCAGTTCGATACGGGTTTCGTTGGTCAGTATTTCACCCCCGACAAACTAACTCCTGCGCCATCCGCCGACGAGCCGGCACTGGCGGCCGTACTGGCGGCTTACCTGATGGACACCAGCAAACCCAAAGTTGCCACCGTAGCAACCAACGGGGCGTCGGGTTCGGCCAGCAAGTGGAAAATGAACCGCTCCCGCTTGTAG
- a CDS encoding acyltransferase family protein — protein MGKNLFSLGTLYTKRVFGLDVMRAIAILIVVDSHATIALKEYYTGAFWHNVLPDGVELFFVLSGFLIGGILIRSYEKNGGFDRKLLLNFWTRRWFRTLPAYYLVLTGLIVTALLRAWRSGLHHTLPPKQTLLSYFVFLQNFNQELVGFFPETWSLAIEEWSYITLPLVLWLLHTLLAARWSRKRIALAMILLVIIGSNLYRFITALQVPISAGELGYRGIVITRLDAISYGVLAAYVKYYFPTHWANEGLRRRTLVLGIVLTMLIAFSASVIVLHYYVDMGVYPAYVFYKRTVYFLLIGLSMTLLMPYMDGWRTAPASWTRLGVARAITHISLISYSMYLLNLTPVMITVLERIPTTSLTIGWLKIGAFWVIVLILSTLLFKYFEKPVTELRERLSAKEPKLTEPSAVGTK, from the coding sequence ATGGGTAAAAATCTGTTTTCGCTGGGCACACTGTACACAAAGCGCGTCTTTGGGCTGGATGTCATGCGGGCCATCGCTATTTTGATTGTTGTCGATTCCCACGCAACGATCGCCTTAAAAGAGTACTACACGGGTGCTTTCTGGCATAACGTATTACCCGACGGGGTCGAGTTGTTTTTCGTCCTGAGCGGCTTTCTGATCGGCGGTATTCTGATCCGGTCCTACGAAAAGAACGGGGGCTTCGACCGTAAACTGCTGCTCAACTTCTGGACACGCCGGTGGTTCCGTACCCTGCCGGCTTACTACCTGGTGCTGACAGGCCTGATCGTGACGGCCCTGCTGCGGGCATGGCGAAGTGGTCTCCATCATACGCTGCCACCCAAACAGACCCTGCTTTCCTACTTCGTTTTCCTGCAGAACTTCAACCAGGAACTTGTGGGGTTTTTTCCCGAAACCTGGAGCCTGGCTATCGAGGAATGGTCGTATATCACGCTGCCGCTGGTGCTCTGGCTGTTACACACCCTGCTGGCGGCCCGGTGGTCCCGGAAACGGATTGCGCTGGCCATGATTCTGCTGGTCATCATTGGCTCCAATCTGTATCGCTTTATTACGGCGCTACAGGTGCCCATCTCTGCCGGCGAACTCGGCTACCGAGGCATCGTGATTACGCGCCTGGATGCCATCAGCTACGGGGTATTGGCGGCATACGTGAAGTATTACTTCCCAACGCACTGGGCCAATGAGGGGCTGCGTCGCCGAACGCTGGTGCTGGGCATCGTCCTGACCATGCTCATTGCGTTCTCGGCCTCCGTCATCGTCCTGCATTATTATGTCGACATGGGAGTTTATCCGGCTTATGTGTTCTACAAACGCACGGTCTACTTTCTGCTGATCGGCCTGAGCATGACGTTGCTCATGCCGTACATGGACGGCTGGCGGACAGCTCCCGCCAGCTGGACCCGGCTGGGCGTGGCGCGGGCCATCACCCACATCAGCCTGATCTCGTACTCCATGTACCTGCTCAACCTGACGCCGGTAATGATTACCGTCCTCGAACGCATTCCCACAACTTCGCTCACCATTGGCTGGCTGAAAATAGGTGCCTTCTGGGTAATTGTGCTGATCCTGTCGACACTGCTGTTCAAGTATTTTGAGAAACCCGTTACCGAACTCCGGGAGCGCCTGTCCGCTAAGGAGCCGAAGCTGACGGAGCCCTCAGCGGTGGGGACCAAATGA
- a CDS encoding histone H1, whose protein sequence is MARFDEVKNLIMSLEGDFEKFYDKKNQAAGTRVRKGMQDLKTLAQAIRSEVQDTKNSAEKA, encoded by the coding sequence ATGGCACGCTTCGATGAAGTAAAGAATTTGATTATGTCGCTCGAGGGTGATTTCGAGAAGTTCTACGACAAGAAAAACCAGGCTGCCGGTACCCGCGTTCGTAAAGGAATGCAGGATTTGAAGACGCTGGCTCAAGCCATTCGTTCGGAAGTTCAGGATACCAAGAACAGCGCTGAAAAAGCGTAA
- a CDS encoding aminotransferase class I/II-fold pyridoxal phosphate-dependent enzyme, whose translation MDLFEKLRTNLGPIGSPSREFNGHHYFAFPKLEGELGPHMRFQGKEVLNWSLNNYLGLANHPEIRKADAEASEQWGLAYPMGARMMSGNSDLHEQFEKELAAFVGKEDSFLLNYGYQGVMSAIEAVVDHRDVIVYDAECHACLIDGIRLHKAKMGEYYKFNHNDMASLEKNLQRATRKAAEKGGSILVITEGVFGMSGKVGSLDKIVALKEKYEFRLLVDDAHGFGTMGETGAGVGELLGCQDGIDLYFSTFAKSMAAIGAFIAADHDIIMYLKYNMRSQTYAKALPMPYVVGGLKRLEMIRNSSEFRDKLWANVRAMQNGLRERGFNIGDTQSPVTPVLLQNLKGGVPEVTLMIRDLRENHGIFCSIVVYPVVPKEIVMLRIIPTAAHTLEDVQFTLDAFSSVADKLERGVYRQNTDQIAPETLEVSAEAATE comes from the coding sequence GTGGATTTATTTGAGAAACTGCGCACCAATCTAGGTCCAATCGGGTCGCCGTCACGGGAGTTTAACGGTCACCATTATTTTGCATTTCCTAAACTCGAAGGAGAGCTGGGCCCGCACATGCGGTTCCAGGGGAAAGAGGTGCTGAACTGGAGCCTCAACAACTATCTGGGTTTAGCGAACCACCCCGAGATCCGGAAAGCCGACGCCGAAGCGTCTGAGCAGTGGGGGCTGGCCTATCCAATGGGTGCCCGCATGATGTCGGGTAACAGCGACCTGCATGAACAATTCGAAAAAGAACTGGCTGCGTTTGTTGGCAAGGAAGATTCATTCCTGCTCAACTACGGCTACCAGGGTGTCATGTCGGCTATTGAAGCGGTCGTTGACCACCGCGACGTGATTGTTTATGACGCAGAGTGCCACGCCTGCCTGATCGACGGTATCCGTCTGCACAAGGCTAAGATGGGTGAGTACTACAAATTCAACCACAACGATATGGCCAGTCTGGAGAAAAATCTCCAGCGTGCTACCCGGAAAGCGGCCGAGAAAGGCGGTAGCATCCTCGTCATTACCGAAGGGGTGTTTGGCATGTCGGGTAAAGTGGGTAGCCTGGATAAGATCGTTGCCCTGAAAGAGAAATATGAGTTCCGGCTGCTGGTTGACGATGCACATGGTTTTGGTACCATGGGCGAGACCGGCGCGGGGGTGGGTGAACTGCTGGGTTGCCAGGACGGAATCGACCTGTACTTTTCGACCTTCGCCAAATCGATGGCTGCGATCGGGGCGTTCATTGCCGCCGACCACGACATCATCATGTACCTCAAGTATAACATGCGGTCGCAGACCTACGCGAAAGCGTTGCCGATGCCGTATGTAGTAGGTGGCCTGAAGCGACTGGAGATGATCCGCAACTCGTCGGAGTTCCGCGACAAGCTCTGGGCTAACGTACGGGCGATGCAAAATGGCCTGCGCGAGCGCGGGTTCAACATTGGCGATACACAGTCGCCGGTGACGCCGGTCCTGCTTCAGAACCTGAAGGGGGGCGTGCCCGAAGTGACCCTGATGATCCGGGATCTCCGCGAAAATCACGGTATTTTCTGCTCCATCGTTGTGTATCCCGTAGTACCGAAAGAGATCGTTATGCTTCGTATCATTCCAACGGCTGCGCACACCCTCGAAGACGTGCAGTTTACCCTTGATGCGTTCTCGTCTGTAGCCGACAAGCTGGAGCGGGGTGTTTACCGCCAAAATACCGACCAAATTGCCCCGGAAACGCTGGAAGTATCGGCAGAAGCAGCCACTGAGTAG